The window TATGGTGTCGAGTCGAGGGGCCGGATTCCTTGAAATTCAGACTACGTCAGATGGAAGTGTTTCGCGCGGTCATGCTCACCGGCTCGATCAGCGGAGCGGCCAAGATGCTCTTCGTCTCCCAGCCGGCCGTGAGCCGCATCGTGTCACACACCGAATCGAGTCTTGGCCTTTCGCTGTTCACCCGCAAGGGCGGCAAGCTCATTCCCACCATCGAGGCGGAACGCCTCTATGCCGAGGTCGACGACTTCTATCGCGCCGCGCTTCAGGTCGACGAGTTCGCCCGCAATCTGGCGCAAGGCACCCCCAGCGCACTCAGCATCGTGGGAAGCCCGAGCCTCAGCCGCGCGGTGCTGGTGCCGGCGATCCAGAAGTTCTGCGAACTCTACCCCAAGGTCGAGATCGAGTATCACACGGTCCTGCTCAATGCGATGCCCAACGAGGTGCTGAGCAACCGCGTGGACGTGGCCGTGTCGGTGCTGCCGCTGGAGCATCCCAACGTCGTTTCGCGGCCCTTCACCAGTGGCCGCATGATCTGCATCCTGCCGACGGGACATCCGCTGCTTGGCAAGCGCACGATCAGCGTGGCCGACCTGTCCAGTGAGCCGCTGGTGCTGCATCATCCCAAGATTGCTTTCGGGCGGCTGGTGGAAAGCATGTTCCGCGAACAGAACCTCCCGATCATTCGCAGGGCCACCGTGCTCCAGACCGAAGCCGCGTGCGCATTGGTCGAGGCCGGGGTGGGCATTGCCATCGTCGATCCCTACACGCCGTGGGGAAACACGTGGCGCATCGAGAAGCGTCCGCTGGAGCAGGAAATTCCGCTGCGCCCCTGCATCGGCTATTCCATATTCGAGAATCCGAACCGCAACGCGCAACGGTTCATGAACATCATCAAGTCGCTGAGCAATGAAATGAGCTGGGCCGCCTCCGTGCCTTAGACCGCTCGCACCAGTGCCTGGAGCGGATGGGCGAGCCGTATGCCGTCGATAAGCTTCGCCTGAGAGCGGCACGAATAGCCGTCGGTCAGAAGGCGACCGGAGCCGTGGTGCAGCTTGACGTGCCTCGCCCAGCTCAGCGCGTAGATCTCTTCCGAATTGGCACGCTGTTCCGCCAGATGGCCGTAGGTGCCCGCCATGCCGCAGCAGCCGGACGGCAGGATGGTCAGCTTATGGCCGAACAGGGCGAAGAGCTTTTGCCAGTCGCGCATCGCATCGGGTGCGGTCGTCCGCTCCGTGCAGTGCGGCAGCAGCAGGAAATCCTGCGGCTCGGGGACCGCAGCGGTTCTGCCGGCCATGCGCCGCAGCAGCCATTCCTGTACAAGGTGGACCTTCGGCGCATTGCCCGCGCCAAGCGCCGCCACATATTCGGACCTGTAGGTCAGCGTCATGGAGGGATCGATGCCGATGAGATCGACGCCCGTGCCGGCCAGCCCGCGCAGTTGGGCCGCGCTTTTGGCCGCCACGCGCTCGAACCTGTCGAGGAAGCCGTGCACATGACAGGGCTTGCCGTTGGGCAGGAGCGGCGCAAGCCACGGCCTGAAGCCCAGCCCTTGCAGGAACGCCAGCACGTCGAGGACGAGCTGAGCGTCATAATGGCGCGTGAATGCGTCCTGAACCAGAACGACGCTGCGCGCCTTTTCTCCCGCATCGAGCGCATCGAGAGCCGCCACGCTTGCCGTTTCGACGCCGAGCCTCGCGCAGCCCGCGCCGAAATCCTGTGGCGACAGGAGCGGCGTCGCGGTCAGGCCGACGGCGCGCATGGCGACCGAGCCGAGCGGGGAACGCAGGAAGGCATTGGCGAGCCTCGGCATGCGCGCCGCCAGCGGCAGCAGGGCCTCGATGCCGGCGACCAGATGGTCGCGCGGATGCCGCAGGTAGCGCGTGTGGTAGAGGTGGAGAAAACGCGAGCGCAGCGCCGGAATGTCGACCTTGACGGGACATTGCCCGACGCATGACTTGCAGGCGAGACAGCCGTCCATGGCTTCCTTCACCTCGTGGGAAAAATCCGGCCTGTGCCGAAGGCTGCGCACGATCCTGCCCAGCGAACCTTTGAGGCGCGGGCGTGGCGCGGTGGGGTCGAAGCCCTCCTCCGCCAGCAGGCGCAGCCATTCGCGCATGAGCTGGGCGCGTCCCTTCGGAGAGTGGCGGCGTTCTCGCCTGCTCTTCCATGACGGGCACATCGCTTCGTCGAAATTGTAGTCATAGCAGGCGCCGTTGCCGTTGCAGTGGAGCGCGCTTTCAAAGCGGGCGCGCACATGCAGCGGGATCACGCTGTCCGCGCCGCCCCTCATGGGCACCTCGTCGATCCTGATGAGGGCGGCCTCGCCCGCAGCGGCGATCTTGCCGGGGTTGAACCGGGCATGCGGATCGAAAACCTGCTTGACCCGCTGGAGCAGCGGATAAAGCGATCCGAAGAAGCGCGGCGAGAACTCCGAGCGAACGCCCTTGCCGTGCTCGCCCCAGAGCACGCCGCCATATTTCACCGTGAGGTCGACCACCTCCTCGGTGATCGTGCGTATCATCTTGCGGTGCGTCGGATCGGTCATGTCGAGCGCTGGCCTGACATGCAGCACACCCGCATCCACATGCCCGAACATGCCGTAGGACAGGCCGCGCCTGTCCAGAAGCGCGCGGAACTCGGCGATGTAATCGGCCAGCCGTTCCGGCGGCACCGCCGTGTCCTCCACGAAGGGGGTCGGCCTCGCCTTGCCCGGCAGCGCGCCGAGCAGGCCGACGGCCTTCTTGCGCATCGCCCAGATCCGGCCCGCATCGCCCCGCGCGACGGTGAAGCCCCGGCGACCGGCCCCGGCCCGCGCCCCGTCAAGCTCGCCGACGATGGGCGCGATGCGCGCCTCAAGCTCTTCCGCGCTCTCCGCCAGCACCTCAACCAGGTTGATGCCCTTTGCGGGACCGGCGCTGTCGTCCGGGAAATAGGCGCGCACATCGCTCCAGATGATGTCATGCCGGGCAAGTTCCAGCACGTGGGAATCAATGGTTTCGATGGAAGCAGCACCCAACGAGATGAGATGCCCTGCGTCGCGAAGCGCCTTGTCGAAATCGTCGTAGCGTATGTTCACGATTGCGCTGTGGCCCGGAACGGGGAGCACGGAAAGCGTCGCCTCGGCGATCAGCCCGAGCGTTCCCTCGGAGCCGCACAGCACCGCGTTCAGGTCGAACCGGCCGTCGCGGTCGCGCAGATGGGCGATGTCGTAGCCGGTCAGCGAGCGGTTGAGGACGGGAAACTGCCGGGCGATTGCGGCGGCGTTCTCGCGCTGGAGATCATCGAGCGTGCGGTGGATTTCGCCCACGAGGTCGGTGCGGGAGCGCACCTTGCGCAAGGCGTCGTCATCAAGCGGATGCGAGCTCCAGACCGTGCCGTCGCCAAGCACGGTGGTGAGTTCGCGCACATGGTCGCGCGTCTTGCCGTAGATGCAGGACCCCTGCCCGCACGCATCGGTTGAGATCATCCCGCCGATGGTGGCGCGGCTGGATGTCGAAAGCTCCGGCGCGAAGAACAGGCCGTGCGGCGCAAGCGCCGCGTTGAGTTGATCCTTGACCACGCCTGCCTCGACGCGCACGAGGCGGCGTTCAGCGTCGATCTCCAGGATGCGGTTCATGTAGCGCGACAGGTCGACCACAATGCCGTCGCCGAGCGATTGCCCGTTCGTTCCCGTGCCGCCGCCGCGCGGATAGAGCCGGATGTCCGGGAAACGCGGATCGCCGAGCAGCCGGGCGATGCGCACGAGGTCGTCGCGCGAGCGTGGAAACACCACCGCCTCGGGGCGTATCTGATAGATCGAGTTGTCGGTCGACAGCACCTGCCGGTCGGCGCCGCGATCCGACACACGGCCCTCGAACCCGCGAAGCTGAAGCTCGGACAGGAAGGCGACGGTGCCGGACGACGGGGCCGGAACCGGCCTGAGGTGAGGGATCATGCAATGCGAAGTCGGTCAGCCGGCCTGCTTGTCCGGCGCCTTGCCGAACTGCACGCCCGCCCACTGCTCGAAATGCCGGATCGGAAAGACATTGTCCTGCTGGCCGTCGCCCTGCGAAATCGCGAATGCGAGAAACTGGCGCGCAGCCGGGCTGACCACCATGGTCGCGCCGATCTTCTCCGCCTCGTCGAGGCACATCTTGATATCCTTGTGCAGGAGTTCGGTGGTGAAGCGCACCGGGAAGCCACGGTCGAGCACGCATTGCGGGATACGCTCCAGCGTGGCGAAGGAACGACCGCTCGAAGCATTCAGAACATCCAGCATCATAGACGCGTCGAGCCCCGCCTTGACGCCGTAGACGAGCGCTTCGCAGCTTGCGACCATGCTCGTTGCGTAGAGCGTGTTGTTGATGATCTTCATGGTCTGGCCGAGCGACGCGTCCTCGCCCATGTAGAAGATGTTCTTGCCGATCACCTTGAGGACCGGCTCGACCTTGCGGAATGTTTCCTCAGGCCCGGACGGCATGATGGAAAGCGTGCCTTTTTCAGCCGCGACCGTACCGCCGCTGACCGGCGCGCCCACGAAGGAGATGTTTTTCGCATCGAGCAGCGCGGCCATTTCCTTTGTTACGGTCGGGCCGGTCGTCGAAAGATCGACCACGGTCGTGACCTTCGTGCCCTCGGCCACTTCGGATGCGACTGCCAGGACGATGGCGGGCATCGGCAGGCACAGAAGAACGGTCTCCACGGTCGAGGCAAGCGAGGCGGCGCTTTTGGCCGCGACGGCTCCCTTCGCGACGAGGCGGTTCATCGCCTCGGGGTCGCGGTCGAAGACGACGAGATCGTACCCCGCCGCCAGCAGTCGCGTGCCGAAATGGCCGCCAATATTTCCGAGACCAATCAGCCCGATACTCCCGGCCATCTTGTCTTTCCTCTCACTCACTTCTGTCATTTCGCGTTATAGGGATTGCATGCCGGAGCAGCGATTGCTGTTTCCCCAAAGGGTATAGCCTTTGGTTATTCGTCACTGCGGCGGTCATTCTGAAGGTCGCCATGCTTCGTTGCTCAATGCATGGCTGACTTCGATTTCAGGAAGAGATCGGCGCCTTTTTCCGCGATCATCAGAGTCGCGGCATGGGTGTTGCCGGAGACCATCGTGGGCATGATCGAG is drawn from Rhizobiaceae bacterium and contains these coding sequences:
- a CDS encoding LysR family transcriptional regulator, which translates into the protein MKFRLRQMEVFRAVMLTGSISGAAKMLFVSQPAVSRIVSHTESSLGLSLFTRKGGKLIPTIEAERLYAEVDDFYRAALQVDEFARNLAQGTPSALSIVGSPSLSRAVLVPAIQKFCELYPKVEIEYHTVLLNAMPNEVLSNRVDVAVSVLPLEHPNVVSRPFTSGRMICILPTGHPLLGKRTISVADLSSEPLVLHHPKIAFGRLVESMFREQNLPIIRRATVLQTEAACALVEAGVGIAIVDPYTPWGNTWRIEKRPLEQEIPLRPCIGYSIFENPNRNAQRFMNIIKSLSNEMSWAASVP
- a CDS encoding NAD(P)-dependent oxidoreductase; the encoded protein is MAGSIGLIGLGNIGGHFGTRLLAAGYDLVVFDRDPEAMNRLVAKGAVAAKSAASLASTVETVLLCLPMPAIVLAVASEVAEGTKVTTVVDLSTTGPTVTKEMAALLDAKNISFVGAPVSGGTVAAEKGTLSIMPSGPEETFRKVEPVLKVIGKNIFYMGEDASLGQTMKIINNTLYATSMVASCEALVYGVKAGLDASMMLDVLNASSGRSFATLERIPQCVLDRGFPVRFTTELLHKDIKMCLDEAEKIGATMVVSPAARQFLAFAISQGDGQQDNVFPIRHFEQWAGVQFGKAPDKQAG
- a CDS encoding FAD-binding oxidoreductase — encoded protein: MIPHLRPVPAPSSGTVAFLSELQLRGFEGRVSDRGADRQVLSTDNSIYQIRPEAVVFPRSRDDLVRIARLLGDPRFPDIRLYPRGGGTGTNGQSLGDGIVVDLSRYMNRILEIDAERRLVRVEAGVVKDQLNAALAPHGLFFAPELSTSSRATIGGMISTDACGQGSCIYGKTRDHVRELTTVLGDGTVWSSHPLDDDALRKVRSRTDLVGEIHRTLDDLQRENAAAIARQFPVLNRSLTGYDIAHLRDRDGRFDLNAVLCGSEGTLGLIAEATLSVLPVPGHSAIVNIRYDDFDKALRDAGHLISLGAASIETIDSHVLELARHDIIWSDVRAYFPDDSAGPAKGINLVEVLAESAEELEARIAPIVGELDGARAGAGRRGFTVARGDAGRIWAMRKKAVGLLGALPGKARPTPFVEDTAVPPERLADYIAEFRALLDRRGLSYGMFGHVDAGVLHVRPALDMTDPTHRKMIRTITEEVVDLTVKYGGVLWGEHGKGVRSEFSPRFFGSLYPLLQRVKQVFDPHARFNPGKIAAAGEAALIRIDEVPMRGGADSVIPLHVRARFESALHCNGNGACYDYNFDEAMCPSWKSRRERRHSPKGRAQLMREWLRLLAEEGFDPTAPRPRLKGSLGRIVRSLRHRPDFSHEVKEAMDGCLACKSCVGQCPVKVDIPALRSRFLHLYHTRYLRHPRDHLVAGIEALLPLAARMPRLANAFLRSPLGSVAMRAVGLTATPLLSPQDFGAGCARLGVETASVAALDALDAGEKARSVVLVQDAFTRHYDAQLVLDVLAFLQGLGFRPWLAPLLPNGKPCHVHGFLDRFERVAAKSAAQLRGLAGTGVDLIGIDPSMTLTYRSEYVAALGAGNAPKVHLVQEWLLRRMAGRTAAVPEPQDFLLLPHCTERTTAPDAMRDWQKLFALFGHKLTILPSGCCGMAGTYGHLAEQRANSEEIYALSWARHVKLHHGSGRLLTDGYSCRSQAKLIDGIRLAHPLQALVRAV